The following are encoded together in the Cicer arietinum cultivar CDC Frontier isolate Library 1 chromosome 2, Cicar.CDCFrontier_v2.0, whole genome shotgun sequence genome:
- the LOC101515172 gene encoding uncharacterized protein produces the protein MHFTFPSLPLLSILLFLLPSPIQSQMCQRSCGKQPLKYPFGGGPGCGDPRFQPHISCNQQKLTFTTHTGSYLITSIDYTNQIIHISDSSMSTCSCTLPSKGFGLDWNAPFAFDDSTIFALVDCSTNSSSICKSRSYDDGNNSKLQCDQSTQICDVLYSCRPISTNINLPISTCCVYAPVNLGPSFEMDLMKLQCDSYTGFYNYNDQEIDPEKWNYGIALKYKFSVTDDYPSSCEACERSYGFCGYSEAYNSFLCNCPNGINTTTDCFFTSSYSNGYRNGVTWLIYVVAWFLVSLIV, from the exons ATGCATTTCACCTTCCCTTCACTTCCTCTTCTTTCCATTCTCCTCTTCCTTCTCCCATCTCCAATCCAATCTCAAATGTGCCAAAGAAGCTGTGGAAAACAACCTCTCAAGTATCCATTCGGAGGCGGCCCGGGTTGCGGCGACCCTCGATTCCAACCACACATATCTTGCAACCAACAAAAACTCACTTTCACAACACACACTGGCTCTTACCTTATAACTTCAATTGACTACACAAATCAAATCATACACATTTCAGATTCATCCATGTCAACATGTTCTTGTACTTTACCTAGCAAAGGATTCGGCTTAGATTGGAACGCCCCGTTCGCTTTCGATGATAGTACTATATTCGCTTTAGTAGATTGTTCGACGAACTCATCTTCAATATGCAAATCAAGAAGTTATGATGATGGAAACAATTCTAAGCTTCAATGTgatcaaagtacacaaatttGTGATGTTCTTTATTCTTGCAGGCCTATTAGTACTAATATTAACCTTCCAATTTCAACATGTTGTGTTTATGCACCTGTTAATCTTGGCCCTTCATTTGAAATGGATCTTATGAAACTGCAATGTGATTCATATACTGGTTTTTATAACTACAATGATCAAGAAATTGATCCTGAAAAGTGGAACTATGGAATAGCATTGAAGTATAAGTTTAGTGTCACAGATGATTATCCTAGCTCATGTGAAGCATGTGAAAGGAGTTATGGATTTTGTGGTTATAGTGAAgcttataattcatttttatgcAACTGTCCTAATGGAATTAACACTACAACAGATTGTTTCTTCACATCATCTTATAGTAATGGTTATAGAAATG GGGTTACTTGGTTGATCTATGTTGTGGCATGGTTTTTGGTTAGCCTCATCGTGTAA
- the LOC101514849 gene encoding hydroxyproline O-galactosyltransferase GALT6-like has product MKRVKFEFFTLPNRLTLIQIFMVMMLLYILFMSFEIPLAFKAGFGSETVAFGFLTDTMPLLVEQNQEIRPFVSPLKKVSTLSFNKSFDGVSQLHKVAKHAYISGKKLWEEVESGKVKSFSSFNVENGSDSCRNSVSISGVEFREKMKGVMVLPCGLTLWSHVTVVGTPRWAHAESDSKIAAVKDGDEAVMVSQFMMELQGLKAVDNEEPPRILHFNPRIKGDWSGKPVIEQNTCYRMQWGTALRCEGWKSRADGETVDGQVQCEKWIRDDDNRSEEWKATWWLNRLMGRKKVVPLDWPYPFAEGKLFVLTISAGLEGYHITVDGRHVTSFPYRTGFALEDATGLSINGDVDVQSIFAASLPTSHPSFAPQMHLELLPQWKAPPILGVNVELFIGVLSAGNHFAERMAVRKSWMQHKLITSSHVVARFFVALHGRKDINADIKKEAEYFGDIIIVPYMDHYDLVVLKTIAICEYGIRTVAAKYIMKCDDDTFVRVDSIISEARQVQSGKSLYMGNMNYHHKPLRDGKWAVTYEEWEEEDYPTYANGPGYIVSSDIARFIVSEFEQQRLKLFKMEDVSMGMWVEQFNSSRRAVEYVHSLKFCQFGCIEDYYTAHYQSPRQMTCMWDKLQDQGKPLCCNMR; this is encoded by the exons atgaagagggtaaagtttgaatttttcacACTACCCAATAGATTAACACTGATTCAAATTTTCATGGTGATGATGCTTCTCTACATTCTCTTCATGAGTTTTGAAATACCCTTAGCTTTTAAAGCAGGGTTTGGTTCAGAAACTGTTGCTTTTGGTTTTCTCACCGATACAATGCCACTTTTGGTAGAACAAAACCAAGAAATTCGACCCTTTGTTTCACCATTGAAGAAAGTTTCAACCTTGAGCTTCAACAAAAGCTTTGACGGTGTCTCACAACTTCATAAAGTAGCAAAACACGCTTACATTTCAGGTAAGAAGTTATGGGAAGAAGTTGAGAGTGGTAAAGTTAAGAGCTTTTCGAGTTTTAATGTCGAAAACGGTTCGGATTCTTGTCGAAATTCGGTTTCCATTTCTGGGGTTGAGTTTAGGGAGAAGATGAAAGGTGTGATGGTGTTGCCTTGTGGTTTGACACTTTGGTCTCACGTGACTGTTGTTGGGACACCACGTTGGGCACATGCTGAAAGTGATTCTAAAATTGCTGCTGTGAAAGATGGTGATGAGGCTGTTATGGTTTCACAGTTTATGATGGAGTTGCAGGGTTTGAAAGCTGTTGATAATGAAGAACCACCTAGGATTTTGCATTTTAATCCTAGGATTAAAGGTGATTGGAGTGGTAAACCTGTTATTGAACAGAATACTTGTTATAGGATGCAATGGGGTACTGCTCTTAGGTGTGAGGGTTGGAAGTCTCGTGCTGATGGGGAAACTG TTGATGGACAGGTACAATGTGAGAAATGGATTCGCGATGACGACAATCGATCAGAAGAGTGGAAGGCAACATGGTGGTTGAACAGACTGATGGGACGAAAAAAAGTCGTGCCTTTGGACTGGCCATATCCTTTTGCTGAGGGGAAATTATTTGTTCTCACCATAAGCGCTGGTTTGGAAGGTTACCATATTACTGTGGACGGGAGACACGTGACATCCTTTCCGTATCGTACA GGCTTTGCTCTTGAGGATGCTACTGGACTATCCATAAACGGAGACGTCGACGTGCAATCTATATTTGCCGCTTCCTTACCTACATCACATCCTAGCTTTGCTCCGCAGATGCATCTCGAATTGCTTCCTCAGTGGAAGGCTCCACCTATTCTTGGTGTGAATGTGGAGCTTTTCATCGGTGTCCTTTCGGCTGGCAACCATTTTGCCGAACGGATGGCAGTAAGGAAGTCCTGGATGCAACATAAGCTTATCACATCCTCACATGTTGTCGCTCGGTTTTTCGTAGCCTTG CATGGAAGGAAGGATATAAATGCAGACATAAAGAAAGAAGCCGAGTATTTCGGTGATATTATTATAGTCCCGTACATGGATCATTATGACCTTGTTGTTTTGAAGACCATAGCTATATGTGAATATGGG ATTCGCACAGTTGCTGCTAAGTATATCATGAAGTGTGATGATGACACGTTTGTGAGAGTGGATTCTATCATTAGCGAAGCGAGACAAGTTCAAAGTGGTAAAAGCCTTTATATGGGAAATATGAATTACCACCACAAGCCTCTTCGTGATGGAAAATGGGCTGTAACTTATGAG GAATGGGAAGAGGAAGATTATCCTACCTATGCTAATGGTCCGGGTTACATCGTCTCATCTGACATTGCTCGGTTCATTGTATCCGAATTTGAACAGCAAAGATTGAAA TTATTTAAAATGGAAGATGTGAGCATGGGAATGTGGGTAGAGCAATTCAACAGCTCAAGGAGAGCAGTAGAGTATGTACACAGCTTGAAGTTCTGCCAATTCGGGTGCATAGAAGATTACTACACCGCACATTACCAATCGCCGAGACAAATGACTTGCATGTGGGATAAATTGCAAGACCAAGGTAAACCACTTTGTTGCAACATGAGATGA